One genomic region from Maridesulfovibrio frigidus DSM 17176 encodes:
- a CDS encoding FeoA family protein: MTKNINLSEICTGKEYCVIGFEIESSEYAQKLNKMGFVAGTPIALAPIKISDPMVFQIRGSRVALRKHEAKEVKVKEL, from the coding sequence ATGACTAAAAATATAAATCTTTCAGAAATTTGTACAGGCAAGGAGTACTGCGTGATCGGTTTCGAAATTGAATCATCGGAGTATGCGCAAAAATTAAACAAGATGGGTTTTGTAGCCGGAACTCCAATAGCACTAGCGCCCATTAAAATTTCGGACCCCATGGTTTTCCAGATTCGCGGAAGCCGAGTAGCACTAAGAAAACATGAAGCCAAAGAAGTTAAGGTAAAGGAGCTTTAA
- the feoB gene encoding ferrous iron transport protein B — protein MHIFEKIAIAGVPNSGKTTLFNALTGSSQKVGNWPGVTVEKIEGTFPLQGSSVELVDLPGTYNLSPDTEDQKVAERVIRKGEYDLILNVVDATNISRNLFLTMDLKEHTDQIIVLLNMLDVAEKEGLEIDIDKMSKELGLPVIPVIAVDKESVENAVEAIEEQAKHLPPHDYHATKQDVMNTVKKYAFIDSIYDKIVKEKKDRSQNFTNKVDSIVMNRFAAIPIFLVSMFITFWFAIGLGSVFIDFFDIIAGLIFVDIPTAALESISAPEWLNVVIAGGIGAGIQTVATFIPVVFFMFLALAILEDFGYMARVGVVADRFMRKIGLPGSAFIPMVVGFGCTVPAVMAARTLTSKRDRFMTIFMAPFMSCGARLPVYALFCVALFGSYSGLAVFLIYLSGLFMAIFTGFLLKNTLFKGVPSHFVMDLPLYHTPRISAVFKSAWLRLNGFIKRAGIIVVSAVFVLSMLNSIGIENGEISFGNEDSQASVLAYAGKSISPIFKPMGISEENWPASVALFTGLFAKEAIVGTVNSLYSSLDMQEAEDGGAVEEEETGLDFSGSIDEAFTSIKDGLVGIVSSFDLLGIGLVTADSDTVSEEIGASSTVYKHIAANFTIFSAFAYLLFVLMYFPCLAVIGATKQEMGSFYSAVMAVYCTGLGWSVATLFYQITEGRNVFYIAIALTILAGIYGTLKYIGQKESEAIQVLRPLNL, from the coding sequence ATGCATATTTTTGAAAAAATCGCCATTGCCGGTGTTCCAAATAGCGGTAAGACCACTCTCTTCAACGCACTTACAGGTTCCAGCCAAAAAGTTGGTAACTGGCCAGGAGTTACTGTAGAAAAAATTGAAGGAACCTTTCCACTGCAAGGAAGTTCTGTAGAGCTTGTTGACTTACCGGGCACTTACAATCTCAGCCCTGACACCGAAGATCAGAAGGTTGCAGAGCGTGTTATTCGTAAAGGGGAATACGATCTGATTCTTAATGTGGTTGATGCAACCAATATTTCCCGCAATCTATTCCTAACAATGGATCTGAAGGAACACACTGATCAAATAATTGTTCTGCTCAACATGCTGGACGTTGCTGAAAAAGAAGGTCTGGAAATAGACATTGATAAAATGAGTAAGGAGCTCGGACTTCCTGTCATTCCTGTAATTGCTGTGGATAAAGAATCAGTAGAAAATGCTGTGGAAGCAATCGAAGAACAAGCTAAACACTTACCCCCACATGATTACCATGCCACCAAGCAGGATGTCATGAACACGGTGAAAAAGTACGCATTCATTGATTCCATTTACGATAAAATCGTCAAAGAAAAAAAGGATCGTAGTCAGAACTTTACTAACAAAGTTGATAGCATTGTTATGAACCGTTTTGCGGCAATTCCTATCTTCCTTGTCTCAATGTTCATTACTTTCTGGTTTGCAATTGGTTTAGGATCAGTCTTTATTGATTTCTTTGATATTATTGCAGGGCTTATCTTTGTAGATATTCCAACCGCAGCACTAGAGAGCATAAGCGCTCCCGAATGGCTAAACGTAGTCATTGCCGGAGGTATTGGTGCTGGAATACAGACCGTAGCGACCTTTATACCTGTCGTATTCTTCATGTTCCTAGCCTTGGCGATTCTCGAAGACTTTGGCTACATGGCTAGAGTTGGCGTAGTTGCAGACCGTTTCATGCGCAAAATTGGTTTACCCGGTTCTGCATTCATCCCCATGGTTGTAGGCTTCGGTTGTACTGTTCCCGCTGTTATGGCGGCAAGAACCCTTACCTCTAAACGCGACCGTTTCATGACTATTTTCATGGCACCATTTATGTCTTGTGGCGCACGCCTGCCTGTATACGCACTATTTTGTGTAGCACTGTTCGGCTCATACTCGGGACTGGCTGTGTTCCTGATTTATCTGTCCGGATTATTTATGGCAATTTTCACAGGATTCCTGCTTAAGAACACATTGTTCAAAGGCGTTCCATCTCACTTTGTAATGGACCTGCCGCTCTACCATACCCCACGCATTAGCGCGGTATTCAAAAGTGCATGGTTACGTTTGAACGGATTTATCAAACGCGCAGGGATTATCGTTGTCAGCGCAGTGTTTGTTCTCAGCATGTTAAATTCTATCGGTATTGAAAACGGCGAAATTTCATTTGGCAATGAAGATTCACAAGCGTCAGTACTTGCTTACGCAGGTAAGTCTATTTCCCCAATATTTAAACCAATGGGGATATCTGAAGAAAACTGGCCTGCATCGGTTGCTCTTTTCACAGGACTTTTCGCAAAAGAAGCAATCGTCGGAACCGTAAACTCTTTATACTCTTCGCTTGATATGCAGGAAGCAGAAGATGGCGGAGCAGTAGAAGAGGAAGAAACCGGACTCGATTTCAGTGGATCAATTGATGAAGCATTTACTTCAATTAAAGATGGCCTTGTTGGAATAGTAAGTTCTTTTGACTTACTAGGAATAGGACTAGTAACCGCAGATAGCGACACGGTATCTGAAGAAATTGGCGCAAGCTCAACTGTTTACAAACATATTGCAGCAAACTTCACAATATTCTCAGCCTTTGCGTACCTGCTCTTCGTGCTCATGTACTTCCCGTGTTTAGCGGTAATAGGAGCAACTAAACAGGAAATGGGATCGTTCTATTCGGCAGTAATGGCGGTATATTGCACAGGACTTGGCTGGTCGGTAGCAACCCTATTCTACCAGATAACTGAAGGCAGGAACGTTTTCTACATAGCTATAGCGCTCACAATCCTCGCCGGAATATACGGAACACTTAAGTATATCGGACAAAAGGAATCTGAAGCGATTCAGGTATTACGACCTTTAAATTTATAA
- a CDS encoding DJ-1/PfpI family protein, giving the protein MTKVAVILTQGFADWEYALIAGTGGPYYGLDVQFFTPEVGEVRSFGGLVAVVNQGFELIAEWAPTVVVVVGGNIWMSSEAPDISELLKSYHSNGGTVAGICGGTLAIARAGLLNDVLHTSNDADFLSQNAKGYSGTDSFRKSCSAVSDKGVITAPPTAPVSFTAAILESAGINEETVLQFRNMMAAEHA; this is encoded by the coding sequence ATGACAAAGGTGGCAGTTATTCTCACGCAGGGGTTTGCGGACTGGGAGTATGCACTTATTGCAGGGACCGGCGGTCCTTATTACGGTCTTGATGTACAGTTTTTTACACCAGAAGTAGGAGAAGTTCGTTCGTTTGGAGGTCTCGTTGCTGTAGTAAATCAGGGGTTTGAGCTAATTGCTGAATGGGCACCAACGGTGGTGGTCGTAGTTGGCGGCAATATTTGGATGTCTTCGGAAGCTCCTGATATTAGCGAGTTGCTTAAGTCCTACCATTCAAATGGGGGAACCGTTGCAGGTATTTGCGGAGGGACGCTAGCCATTGCGCGAGCAGGGCTTCTGAATGATGTTCTTCACACATCCAATGATGCTGATTTTCTGAGTCAGAATGCAAAAGGGTATTCTGGTACTGATTCCTTCCGTAAAAGTTGTTCGGCTGTTTCTGACAAAGGAGTTATTACTGCACCCCCAACTGCCCCAGTTAGTTTCACTGCGGCAATATTGGAAAGCGCTGGGATTAACGAAGAGACTGTTTTGCAATTTAGAAATATGATGGCGGCAGAACACGCATAG